In Solanum lycopersicum chromosome 3, SLM_r2.1, the genomic stretch aagaaCAGTTTTAGTTTGATGAGTACAACAATAAACAGATGAAATTATTAGGtacttaaacaaattataagaaaacaaaaagagatCAACAGTAAGAAATAATTTGTTAACTCAATTTAACCCAAGTAACTGTAATCCAACATTTATGAGTTCAGACCAATCTAATCGCCCAATTCAACCCAACGTGCCCAGTAGACACCCTTTGCAGCAGAAATGGGTGTATGGCCGTAAAGGAGCAAATAGCTTTGAATCTATAACCTCATCCCTATGCCAAGAAGAAGATTATCCAAGAAATGAGAATGGGAATAAAAATTGGCCCAAACCATGTTAAATGTTAGGTAAAACTCTTAAACTAGCTTCACAAATTGTGATCCATTCAGTGCCAAGAAGCCAACTCTAGAAAATGAATAGCGTTATTTCAACAGATATACTAAAATACAGACCCCATTATGCAAATCGGATTTGCCTTTGGAACTTACTTTCTACCCTTTCTTCGAGCGGAGCCATTAGCAAAGCCCTTTCTATTAGAATTATTGTTTGGTTTGTCAACCTCATCATCCTCGTCTTCATTCTTgtcctcatcctcatcctcgCTATACTCGCTCTGATCACCTTCTTCGTCCTCTTCAATGTCATCTTCGTCTTCATCTTCAACGTCATTCTCATCCTGCACTCCCCCAGCCACATGACCACCTCGACTTCCAGCTCTGCTCCTTTTCAATACTTTTAGTTTTAAGTTTGTCTTTGTGTCGCAGCCAATCCATGTGTCACACATCAAATGACTGTTTAGACTGTAACTTCCTGCCTGTGGAGCTTGGATCTTGCCCAAGatcagtcggcaccctctcttAACTTTCGCAACAGCATCTTTAACAGCAGCAGCAATCTCCTCCATATTTGCCCCCGATGCTTCCATTTTCGCTTCGGTTATTGTTGAAGCAGTTGTTATGGCTGCTGCTTCATCCATAAAGTTGATACTTTCAGAAAACCAGACATCATTTGAATTGGCATCTGCAAGTAAAAACCAGAAATTCTCTCCCTTGGGGAATGGATAGTATGGAGCATGTGGAAGAGCAGCGATCAAACCATTAGCACGTCTGACTGTCACCCATGCCTGCACAGTGACAATGTCCCCCTCTTGGATGCCTTCCTCACCCTCAGTCTCGCATGTAACTTCAATTGTTGCACGAGGCATCAATTCTAGCACCTTCTCTACGTCTTGCACTTCAGCAGCGGATAGGCCAGCAACATCAGAAAGCAGCTCAGCACGTTCTTGAAGGGTCATGTCCAGGAGGTTCTGTAGTGTACGCACCTTCCATGGACCAAAAAGAGTAAAGGTTATTATGACTATGACAAGAACCATGTCTTGAATAATGATTAAACAATTATAGTGTGGTAAATATGAACAGAAGAAAGAATGCTGCATGTACTCGCAAGCAAACAACCACACTTTTCTAATAACTGTCTATAGCCAACTTCTCAAGGAACGTCTCTGATATGTCTGAATAGGAAAAGATGCTTACCTTCTTCCCTATCTTTGTGATGACTGCATCATTAAAATTTGGAAGCTGTAAAAGCGAAGCAACACCATCAGAGGATCCTGAACCTGCCTTCCTAGCACTAAGGGGAACGGCCTGCATCCACAACAAACGAACAAGATTCAATATTCTGAAAATCTGAAGCTTTTACCTTAATGCGGATAATAAGAGGTCGCACACACCTTAAGGTACAATGAAAAGGAGGCATGTTGACAGTGACCTACCAACTAGGATAGTTTGGTCCAGTTAAAACTCCAGGGAGGATGGAACCGGTTCAAAGCCCAAAATTACTAGCTTTTACTAGGAGAGCCCCGGGTTTGTTTGTTTGTAACTTATTgttcataattttgaagaatttaagaCTTTACATtgtaaaatgtaattatttacAAATCTTAAATTGAAACTTCAAAAAATACTAAAGGTAGATGTGGCAAAATCAGCCCATGAAATCATAAACCGACCAACCCGACCAAGTTTGGGCGGATTATTGACCCGTCAATTTCAGGCCATCAAAGTTGGGGCTGATATGTAACCCACATTAATCCATGAGaattttgtcaaaatattttttaaaaagacattttttttatttggtttgtcaTATATACTcgtaaagtaaaataataattttattaggcactaagaaatttatgaaagaacaaaaaaagcattaaaaattaGTAAAGGCAGGTTGGGTTTTGACTCGCATTTCAACCTATTTCAGCCAAAGTAACTTTTGAATGGATCAATAACCCACCCATTTAATAACTCAACCCGTCTTGACCTGCCAAAATTCAGCCCATTCCGCCCATTTGCCAACTCGGATTAACGGCAGAAGATTTCAGAGAAGCTGATGATTATTCAAAGAAGTCTTCAAATTGAAACCTCAAATATTATCAAAAGGTAAGTTACTTTTTATTACAAGCCCACCCGGTCCTGGTCCATTCCAATAGCTAGCCTAGCCCGGTCTGCATTGATTTTGGGAGACAATTGGGACCAGCCCAGCCTGTCTGGGACAGTTTTGGAACCCATTTTCTGTGCCTGTTAGGTCGGTCTCCTGGGCCAACCAGACTCAGTTTCCAGGTCTAGTCAACATGTAAAATCTAATTTGCTCTCATGTATATGTAGAGATAGTAGGTTACCTCCCTTTAACCAAAACATAATCAAAGTACCTCCTCATGGATGTAAAGACTTTGCTAAATCAACCTAAACTTTAGCAGTTGAATGACAAAACTATGCTTACAGACACTTTAGTAGTAGTAAATAAGTCATTTGACACGATCACAGAAGTATTGCTTAAACAGCACTAGATGAAAGACCTGAATAATGCACTGGGAGAGCTCGACGATTCCAATTGCAGGCCTTAGCCAACCATGTCCCTTAGCAGTGCGTGGCACAGTTGCCATCTGCATGAACAATAAACAAGATGACCAACTCCAAGTCAGTTGAAAAAGAGGGTAGATAAGAAACCAAAAGTTAAAGTTTAAAGTCAACTTAAATTAGCCAACACATACTGAACAGCAGCAAAACATATtcatgtacaaaaaaaaaatggatggCTGGCTGCATAACATCAGACCATCTCAACctaaaagaaaagttgtttgaCAAAATAAGTTCAAAACTACATCTATAagatatcaactaaactatctTAAACACATAATactgataaaaaaaatcttccaaAGTTTCCACCTAACCGCCATAAATATGCCAATTAATGTGAAATACTGTTCTAATATCTTCGTTCTGCCCTCAAAATTTACATTTTACTATGATGCAAACGAGAAGTAGGAGTCTGGATTGCTGAAGATCAGAAAGGAGAATTTAAAGAATGGAAACTTGGTTAAGACAATTCTTCAAAACTTAATTGCTAAAAAGCTTGTCAACCTAGACTGGCTTATGTATGTCAAACCCAGGTCAGTTTCCCAAGAATGTTACAGTTTGAGCTTGCCTTTTAATGTCTTACTCTCTTTCCAGGCAATTTTATAgttatctttttatttactttGGAGTGTTTGTTGTGGTTGTTCTATTTGGAAAATAAACGGTGGTGTGTTTTTTAGCAAGAAAAACAAGAGAATTACTTCCATTTGGACCGCCTATTAGCTTTCCCACCAGTAACCTAGTACTTCCGTAAGACCGTAACAAATTCAATCTATCAAATTCAACTCAAAGTACCAAAAGTCAGCATATGTACCATCTGATGAATAATAATAGCATGAAACAAACTCTCAGATGTAAAACTGCAAGATACTAAAAGTAACACACAAATTTACCTTGATTAGCCCTTCGAGAAGGCGAGGTGTAAACTGCAGCACATGTTTGTAATCCTGCTGCAAGTTACTAGAGAAAGTGTCTGCTTTACGAAGTAAATGGGCTTGAATCAACAATTCGGcctgaaaaagaaaggaaaacaaGCTTACTACAAGAGATTTATGGTAAATACAAAATGCTTCAAGTATCATGACTCATGGCTATATCTCTTTTGAACTTCACCTTGACAATAGCAGGATGTTGTTTCCAAAATTTTGCTTGTTCCTGTCTGGCATTCTTACCATCCAGGTTCAGTTCACTTTTCACAAGTTTGAAGAGTTCCTGAAGAGGTTCATCATCAGCTCTTCGAACTGGAATATCCATGAACTCAGCTGCCTTAACGAATACATCCATAACTTTGCTGTCATTTCAAACATCACGAGTCATTTAAAAACAATCACATACATACTGAACACACTCAATATCAACCAAGGCAAAATgcttaattttcaaatattgagGAAGGAgtacataattaaaacatgtcaAACAGCCTCTCACCTTCCACACCTTTCTGTAGGATGTGATTTTAATGTGTAAAGATCAAGATTGTTTAacaaaaaggaaacaagataATTGGAACAAGATTAAGGACaaccaagaaaatattttgatcaaGAACAATAAGGAAATATTTTCTTTGGACACAACTAGTTGTCAttgtgaatgaaaataactttttatctgatgatgatggtgacttctatataatataatttgacaATGTGTCATTCCcaagaaaaacaataaaggaaatatttaaatgaaaattaaaccAAACGTCAGGACCTATACTTGATCTttaagtaaagaaaaaagagCCCTTTACTAATAAAGTCACACATGGGGCAGGGATCATAACACAGTGCTGTTTAGATTGATTAGGAAGATGGGAGTTGCACACTAACAAAATTCTTTGCTTTCAAGTAACATGACTATAGCATTGCTTCACAAGACGAAAATTCAATCCTAGGAAGTCCTATGGACAGATACATCAATCAAAGAACAAATGAATATGAATTGCATAGACATTTGCCTTGAACAATGTTGTTAGGCTAACAGACAATTGCTTGTGTACATAggagataatattaacatttttctgaAAGGAACTATAGCAGCCCAAACATGCCCTTCAAGATACCAAAAGATATACCTCCAGAACTCAATGTtgtaattattagtttatttatccCTTTTTATATGGTGTTGGGGCCTTCCATGTACTTCAACTAATTTCACAGAGTACCTGCTACCTCCCACCAATACATGTACTTGGTAACTATATACAATTTTGACacaatttacaaaataaataattaaatttctgACTGGATGCTCACATAATCTTATCTAGAGGAACCATAGAAGCTATATAGCAATTACAAATAGCTGATCTGATTAAGCATATGTAGCATGGAGGGAAGTAAAGAAATAGATATTTAATTCATGGACAAAATCTAAACACCAGGCAGTTAGTTAAGGATTTATACTGATTTCTGGATTCACCAGAAGCTAGAGAGGAAAAATGAAACCAGATGACATCTAATACTTACAGAACTGAAAAAGAGCAGTCCTCCCACCATAGGATTAGTTCTATTCTGGTGTTTAATTTGCCAAGGGATAACTAGGAGCTCTCAACCAATGGTTTTCTCCAACAAAgagttactatttttttttcggCTGAGGATGTATAAATTCAAAAGGAAGTTTTTGTTTAAGACAAATTCTAAGAGAGTTAATTTGATCAAGTTAGTATTAATTCTTCGCTAATGCACCATCATATTTTTACAGGAGACTTCACAACAAAACGTGTCAAATGTATATTTATGTACTGAACAATTACAGTGTATATGTGTAGCAAAATATTTTTACCTTGGAGCCAAGGAGGGCTTCACTAATTCAAAATAAGTGACAAGAGTTTCACGCCTGACATTATTTCCCCCATACTTTGATGCTCTTGATAGATAAACAACACCAAAAGCCATTGGCAATAGTATAAAACCTCCAAGAATCCAAAGTAATAATATACCACCAGACGAGCCATTAAAATCAAGCAAAAACTGAGGAAGTGCTATCCCCATTTGAAAACCCTACAGCAGGACGTAATATTGTTAGTATGTGTGTATGGATTTCAACGCACTGAACATATTTCTCTCATTCCATAGATAAGGTGacttgtataattttattactgGATAACAATCAGCACCTGTCTGCCATCTGGATGTCcatatttctcaaaattctcCCTTGAGACCGGATCTGTCAGGGCCTGGTAAGCTTTGGAAATATACTCCACAAAATACTTATGAGCAGCTGAAAATCAAGAAGAAAGATTAATATAACTGGTAAGCAGACATCAAAATACAGAATGCCcgattcttcatcaatttcagtttctttttcccctttctttcttcttttttaatctCTCTGTGTTTGTCTCTTTTTGAGAGAGAGAACGAGAGATTTTCATCATTTAGAGGTAAAGTGACACATAAACTGCATCTCAATAACACCTCTCACCTGGGTCAGGGTTTTTGTCTGGGTGGTATTGTATTGAAAGTCTCCTATATGCTTTCTTTATTGCAGATTCGGTAACTCCTGGTGCTAGCCCAAGAATACTGAACGGATCAAAAGCTTCAATctgatttgaaagaaaaatattcaatgTCAGCCAGACTTTCACTTGCAACATATATTGGCTCCTTTTTTTTTCCCAATTCTTTTGGCTGGGTGAGGGGAGGGGGAATTGCAAAACATGTTTTCCTAACCAAGGCATAGTGAAGGGGGTTCACTTTAATTCCTTTCGGCAACACATTATACTGTGCAAATAGagttaaaattgttttttttgtatatatatatatatatgttttcgaATCACCTTGAAATAAAAGGAGGCTTCTAGTATAGTGGAAAAGGAggtttaaaatttactttttagtCACAAATTCAAACCCCATGAGTGGGAATCTAGCATTTTATTGTATCTCCTTATCTAAGTTCCATGTTCTGCAACCGTTCCTAACATCGATATGCAAGGAGAAAAATCTAGGACAACCTATCAATGTCTTTAGAGAACTGAAGTAATTGTAGCATGGTTGAATCTCACCTCACGACTACTTTGCTTGATGCTATAAACAAGGAAAATCACAATGACCCAAAGCAACAGCAAGGTAAAGTTGCTACATGTTGAAAACTTAGAGATCTGCACGAGGAAATTCAAAGATTAGAAAACAGGATATTGGGTCGCAAGACCAATAATGTAACTCCATGCATACACCCCAACATAAAATTGTATACAGATGCTTGGTTGATATCTCACCCTTCCAAAAATGGATTTGCGATATTTTCCTGATCGAGAGCAAACTGAACACGCACAGTGAATACTCTTTTCCTTCTTTGAAGCAACACGGAGTAATTTAAGTATTGTATAGGGTACTAAAGGCAGGGCAATTATTGACAATATAAAAATTGGGAACAAGGCACTATTCTCTCCAGTGTCAGCCATGAGAACTTCTCCACAGATATTCCGCAGATGCTATAGCCTGCAAACAGAAGTGATAGTAAGCAAGTTGATTAGGACTGCACCAAACGGGGATAGCAGCCTTAATTCCAATAATGACAGCTAACTATACTGCACTATTTAAAGAACCTAATGGGCTTCTAAAGACAAGTCATTTAGTATTGGAACGAAAGCGGAATGGACATGGATAGTTTCATATTGAACATGTGATTGATTCTACAGTGTACCAGCTCCTAACCACAAACAGGCAAATTCTAAGGAAAACAACTGAAATTTATCAGCAAAATTCCGCTCGATCAACTGATCCCTTAATACATATAACCTGTGAAACCAATGTATGAACCTCAATATCACAGAAACATAAGTAAACTAATTCCTAACAATAATCTCTGAAATGAGTAAACTCAAAAACATTAGGGCAAATCATCAAAAATGGGAGCTTCAGATTGGCAAGCCTAAGTCCGATAAACAAAAAAGGACAAATCAAAGTGATTCATTTTCTCAGACAACAGCAAAACCCATAGAAAGACTCTCATTTGGCGGACCCCCAAGAAATCAAATAGCAGGATTAGGTCAAAAGATGAAACCCCATTTGAATTCAAACAAAATCTTCCCCTCTTaaagtaaaaatcaagaaattccaAGATTTGCATAAAAACGAAACAGGATAATGAGGGGAAAACTTGCCTCTGTATAAGTGATGGATTCTTCAACTTAGCAAAATCAGCTATGAAGAATGTTGAAATTGGATTGAGGGACTACGACTGGTAACCCGAAACGTAAGCCCccaaagattttatttttctcgCAGCCGTTTACTTTGTGTAGCTTGCAATTGAAAATTGTGAGTTTTGTAAGGATTTGACATTGGGgaaaatataaagtaatatataGAGTACTACTTAACAGATTTTTATAATCTTTTTCATTGGGACTGAGCCATGAAGTTGAGGGCAAAATTGTACCCAAAAACTTATATTTTTCGTCTATTTTAACATAAGGAACATGCGTGATTTTCTAGATTTTCGGGCCCaagctcctttttttttttctattctctccgtttcaaaaaaatgaatcctttattttttagtctttttcaaaaataatgatctttttattttttagttacattttaaaatcaattttccacgtgacatgtttaaggtcACAAGATCAAAGGACAGTATTGTACATTTAACttaaactttaatttagaaccacgaGATACAACAGTCTTCTTTGTACTCTTAAACTCTGTGTGAAGTCAAATCAGATTACTCTTTATGAAATGGAGGGAGCTTAGTTACTGTGGTATCATGGaggtttttattataaattactCATTAGTTAATGATACTATAAGAGGATATGTATATTGTTGTGGTATCATTAAGGtttcttctttaaaaattatttattagtcGATGATACTATAAGACTgtatgtatatgcatatatcatatcattaatATTTCTTGATCAAAAATTATTCATTAGTCAATTATACtataagaatatatcataatgagtgtgtgtgtgtgtgtgtatatatatacgaTTATAGTATCACTGACAAATAAGTAATTTCTGAACAAGAAACTTCAATGATACTAATACAGTATCAATTAAGAGAAATTATTGACATTAATGATATTAAtacaatatatgatatgatatcaatataatatatgatactTATTTAGTATCAGTtaagcaaaattaattaaaagaatatatagtgtaattgTTTAGTTGCATATAAATGTAAAGGAGTGTGTGTTAGTCATTATTTTGCTTCATGGGGATATTTGTTTAgttcctctttttcttttttccaggTTTGCAGTTAATTGAAGATAttagttatattattttatgaaaattaatttaaatttcactAGTTTATAAGATAATTACTTAAATGCACTTAAGTATACAATATTACGTATCTTATCAGATTTTTGTTcgattatataaatttaaatacatgtAACTTGGGATACATGGAATCGAATTTAGGCGTATTTTATTCTAGATACATTTGAATCCAAGTGAATTCGTATATATTTAGGATACATACCAAATATAACCCGCCTTCCTTGCCTCTCTCCCATATCGTACGCCACTCTCCTATGTATTTTGTATCTCAAATACATGATGTGAATCACACCAAATACATACACGCATATTtagtgtgattcacatgtataGGATGTATA encodes the following:
- the LOC101257737 gene encoding dnaJ protein ERDJ2A, with amino-acid sequence MADTGENSALFPIFILSIIALPLVPYTILKLLRVASKKEKSIHCACSVCSRSGKYRKSIFGRISKFSTCSNFTLLLLWVIVIFLVYSIKQSSREIEAFDPFSILGLAPGVTESAIKKAYRRLSIQYHPDKNPDPAAHKYFVEYISKAYQALTDPVSRENFEKYGHPDGRQGFQMGIALPQFLLDFNGSSGGILLLWILGGFILLPMAFGVVYLSRASKYGGNNVRRETLVTYFELVKPSLAPSKVMDVFVKAAEFMDIPVRRADDEPLQELFKLVKSELNLDGKNARQEQAKFWKQHPAIVKAELLIQAHLLRKADTFSSNLQQDYKHVLQFTPRLLEGLIKMATVPRTAKGHGWLRPAIGIVELSQCIIQAVPLSARKAGSGSSDGVASLLQLPNFNDAVITKIGKKVRTLQNLLDMTLQERAELLSDVAGLSAAEVQDVEKVLELMPRATIEVTCETEGEEGIQEGDIVTVQAWVTVRRANGLIAALPHAPYYPFPKGENFWFLLADANSNDVWFSESINFMDEAAAITTASTITEAKMEASGANMEEIAAAVKDAVAKVKRGCRLILGKIQAPQAGSYSLNSHLMCDTWIGCDTKTNLKLKVLKRSRAGSRGGHVAGGVQDENDVEDEDEDDIEEDEEGDQSEYSEDEDEDKNEDEDDEVDKPNNNSNRKGFANGSARRKGRK